The following are from one region of the Mixophyes fleayi isolate aMixFle1 chromosome 7, aMixFle1.hap1, whole genome shotgun sequence genome:
- the LOC142098706 gene encoding hemoglobin subunit alpha-5-like, whose product MHFSDAEKAAIAAIWDKVDGHADDIGAEALERLFLGFPQTKTYFSHFDLSHDSKDLHNHGGKVVRAIGNAAHHLDDLAHALSSLSDLHAQKLRVDPGNFRLLSHAIQVTLAVHFPKEFNAVAQSAWDKFLSAVSSTLVSKYR is encoded by the exons ATGCATTTCTCTGATGCAGAAAAGGCAGCCATCGCCGCCATTTGGGACAAGGTGGACGGCCATGCTGATGATATTGGAGCAGAGGCTTTGGAAAG ACTGTTCCTGGGCTTCCCTCAGACCAAAACCTACTTCAGCCATTTTGATCTGAGCCATGACTCCAAAGATCTCCACAACCACGGAGGAAAGGTTGTGAGAGCCATTGGAAATGCTGCCCATCATTTGGATGACCTTGCCCATGCTCTGTCTTCCCTCAGTGACCTTCATGCCCAAAAGCTCAGAGTTGACCCTGGCAACTTCAGG ctgCTGTCTCATGCTATCCAGGTTACTCTGGCTGTCCACTTCCCTAAGGAATTTAACGCTGTTGCCCAATCTGCCTGGGACAAGTTCCTCTCTGCAGTGTCCTCTACCCTGGTTTCCAAATACAGATAA